Proteins encoded together in one Triticum dicoccoides isolate Atlit2015 ecotype Zavitan chromosome 7B, WEW_v2.0, whole genome shotgun sequence window:
- the LOC119337447 gene encoding peptidyl-prolyl cis-trans isomerase CYP59-like: MSVLMVTSVGDIELDLHTDLCPLTTKNFLKLCKMKYYNGCLFHKVEKDFLAQSGDPTGTGSGGDSVYKYLYGDQARFFNDEIRPELRHSKTGTIAMASAGENCNASQFYITLRDDVDYLDDKHTVFGTVAEGLDTLTKINEAYVDDKGRPFKDIRIKHTYILDDPFDDPPQLAELIPENSPLGKPRDEVAEERLEDSWVPLDETVDPGQLEELIRSKEAHANAVILESVGDIPDAEVKPPDNVLFVCKLNPVTQDEDLYTIFSRFGSVTSAEIIRDFKTGDSLCYAFIEFEEKEACERAYFKMDNCLIDDRRIHVDFSQSVSKLWGQFRQSKRNGNKDGCFKCGAPDHIARDCDQDGEQKPKAPNYVLKDDNTQRGGNNRRSYDFVFEDDTARRNTDRRKVQKVDDQRSQLPPRGDRDRNSSRERSQNDQKGVRQSKESTVSRGVRRPDDHHSHDRSGGRGSVRHDDRDYSKQHSRSRNMDDGEEDYKRRSGAGRYDRDDKPNGDRRHRGDDDRGKGDRHRRDERDRRARSPDADRHRREDAGHREVSRHREKRHQDDR, translated from the exons ATGTCGGTCCTGATGGTCACGAGCGTGGGCGACATCGAGCTGGATCTCCACACCGACCTGTGCCCCCTCACCACCAAGAACTTCCTCAAGCTCTGCAA AATGAAGTATTACAACGGGTGTCTGTTCCACAAGGTGGAGAAGGATTTCTTGGCACAATCTGGGGACCCTACTGGAACTGGCAGTGGTGGTGATTCCGTGTACAA GTACCTTTATGGTGATCAAGCTCGATTTTTCAATGATGAGATCCGTCCAGAATTAAGGCACTCGAAAACTGGCACTATTGCTATGGCAAGTGCTGGTGAGAATTGCAATGCCTCACAG TTCTACATCACATTGCGGGATGATGTTGACTACCTTGACGACAAGCACACG GTCTTTGggacagttgctgaaggtcttgaCACACTGACAAAGATAaatgaagcatatgttgatgataaAGGAAGACCGTTTAAGGACATAAG GATTAAACACACATATATCTTGGATGATCCTTTTGATGATCCTCCTCAGCTTGCTGAACTTATTCCTGAGAATTCTCCATTAGGAAAGCCGCGTGATGAG GTTGCAGAAGAGCGCCTAGAGGATAGCTGGGTCCCTCTAGATGAAACAGTGGATCCTGGTCAGCTTGAGGAGTTGATCCGCTCTAAAGAAGCACATGCTAATGCAGTGATCCTTGAGAGT GTTGGAGACATTCCAGATGCTGAGGTCAAACCACCAGATAATGTCTTATTTGTTTGCAAACTCAATCCAGTGACACAG gatgaagatttatataCAATCTTCTCGCGTTTTGGAAGTGTGACATC AGCTGAAATAATTCGTGACTTCAAGACTGGGGATAGTTTATGCTATGCTTTTATTG AATTTGAGGAAAAGGAGGCATGCGAACGTGCATATTTCAAG ATGGACAACTGCCTGATTGATGATCGGAGGATCCATGTTGATTTTAGCCAAAGTGTTTCAAAATTGTGGGGTCAGTTCAGACAAAGTAAACGGAATGGAAATAAAG ATGGTTGCTTCAAGTGTGGTGCTCCAGATCACATAGCCCGAGACTGTGACCAGGATGGTGAGCAGAAGCCTAAAGCCCCAAATTATGTTCTGAAAGATGATAACACTCAGCGAGGCGGGAATAACCGTCGAAG TTATGATTTCGTCTTCGAGGATGATACTGCTCGTCGGAATACTGACCGAAGAAAGGTTCAAAAAGTAGATGACCAGAGATCTCAGCTACCGCCTCGTGGTGACCGCGATAGGAACAGCAGCAGGGAGAGAAGTCAGAACGACCAGAAAGGAGTCCGGCAAAGCAAAGAAAGTACTGTGAGCCGAGGAGTTCGGAGGCCAGACGACCACCACAGTCACGACAGATCTGGTGGTCGAGGCTCTGTTAGGCACGACGACCGTGACTACAGCAAGCAACATAGCAGGAGCAGAAACATGGACGACGGTGAAGAAGACTACAAACGGAGATCAGGAGCTGGTCGATACGACAGGGATGATAAGCCCAACGGTGACCGGCGCCACAGGGGCGATGATGACCGTGGGAAGGGCGATCGTCACAGGAGAGACGAGCGTGACCGCAGGGCGCGGAGCCCTGATGCTGATAGACATAGAAGGGAAGACGCCGGACACCGCGAGGTGAGCAGGCACAGGGAGAAGCGGCACCAGGATGATAGATAG